The Flaviramulus sp. BrNp1-15 genome has a window encoding:
- a CDS encoding glycoside hydrolase family 26 protein gives MKKLHKKLFYISKNGFAIGHQDATSYGIGWKEVDYPNTIKSDVNDIVGDFPAVYGFDIGRIEHGHNKNLDGVPFETMRKLMIDAYKKGGVITVSWHADNPTTGGDSWDKTPAVKDIIENGKHREKYILWLDRVATFLKSVKYKGKKVPIIFRPFHEMNGAWFWWGDPNCTASEYVQLWQETVNYLKNKHKLHSLIYAYSPNKLNPNDDYMKYYPGDNYVDFFGIDIYDFNNSEDYKTSVVNDLKIVRSIATSKNKLYAFTETGLEAIPNNKWFTDVVYPSIENTGIAYILFWRNYTKKHHYMPYKTHVSEDDFKKFEKFPKTLFLKDINSITD, from the coding sequence TTGAAAAAGCTACACAAAAAATTATTTTACATTTCCAAGAACGGTTTCGCTATAGGGCATCAAGATGCTACCTCTTATGGAATTGGATGGAAAGAAGTAGACTATCCAAATACTATAAAAAGTGATGTGAATGATATAGTTGGAGATTTTCCTGCGGTTTATGGTTTTGATATAGGAAGAATTGAACATGGTCATAATAAAAATTTAGATGGTGTACCTTTTGAAACTATGCGTAAACTAATGATTGATGCATATAAGAAAGGTGGGGTTATTACCGTGAGTTGGCATGCAGACAATCCTACAACTGGAGGAGATTCTTGGGATAAAACACCTGCAGTTAAGGACATTATTGAAAATGGAAAACATAGAGAGAAATATATACTTTGGCTAGACCGAGTTGCCACTTTTTTAAAATCTGTAAAATATAAAGGCAAGAAAGTGCCAATCATCTTCAGACCTTTTCATGAAATGAATGGAGCTTGGTTTTGGTGGGGTGATCCAAATTGTACAGCTTCAGAATATGTTCAATTGTGGCAAGAAACCGTTAATTATTTAAAAAATAAGCATAAATTACACAGCTTAATTTATGCTTATTCGCCAAATAAGTTAAATCCTAATGATGATTACATGAAGTATTATCCTGGTGACAATTATGTTGATTTTTTTGGAATTGATATTTACGATTTTAATAACTCTGAAGATTATAAAACATCTGTTGTAAACGATTTAAAAATTGTTAGAAGTATAGCAACATCAAAAAATAAATTATACGCTTTTACAGAAACTGGTTTAGAGGCAATTCCAAACAATAAATGGTTTACAGATGTTGTATATCCAAGTATTGAAAATACAGGAATAGCGTATATTTTATTTTGGAGAAATTACACAAAAAAACATCATTATATGCCATATAAAACACATGTAAGTGAAGATGACTTCAAAAAGTTTGAAAAATTCCCAAAAACACTTTTCCTAAAAGATATTAATAGTATTACAGACTAA
- a CDS encoding sodium:solute symporter family protein produces the protein MNLLHTVDILIIALYLITIIVIGLVLRKKAQRSKDDYLLGGKSIPWYMLGLSNASGMFDISGTIWLVTLMFVYGIKSAWIPWLWPVFNQIFLMVYLSKWLRRSNATTGAEWIGTRFGFGKGAKLSHIIVVVFALVVCLGYLAYGFIGLGKFVEIFMPWEFVSNYIPFDIPLEYVPHFYGTIFTLFAVFYSLLGGMSGIVWADVVQFTIMTIAALVIGYLGWQAVGASNLNVPDGWMNPFIGELSMDWTEIIPEVNQKIKDDGFGIFSIFLFMMLFKGVLVSVAGPAPTYDMQKILSTKSPAEASKMSGFVSVILMPIRYLMIAGFAALALIYYEKLDLLNAAGNIDFELILPTAIKTFVPVGLLGLLLAGLIAAFMSTFAGTLNAAQAYLVNDIYLKYVKPDAKTNQVKNMNYLTGLVVVIISIVLGFFAEDVNSVLNIIVSVLYGSYVGANILKWHWWRFNGEGFFWGMVAGLIAAYFAPMLFPDTNELYLFPILLVVSLIGSIVGTYSAPPTEEAVLKTFYKNVRPWGFWKPINDKLVAEDPNFKKNKDFGRDMFNVVVGIVAQTVLVILPMYIIFRQSMPIYISLAILVVSVLLLKKYWWNKLEEKLD, from the coding sequence ATGAATTTATTACATACCGTAGATATTTTAATAATTGCACTTTATTTAATTACCATAATAGTAATAGGTTTGGTGCTCAGAAAAAAAGCACAACGAAGTAAAGACGATTATTTATTGGGGGGTAAGTCTATTCCTTGGTATATGTTGGGGCTTTCAAATGCCTCTGGAATGTTTGATATTTCTGGAACCATATGGTTGGTTACATTAATGTTTGTTTATGGTATTAAAAGTGCTTGGATACCTTGGCTATGGCCAGTATTTAATCAAATCTTCTTAATGGTTTACTTATCAAAATGGTTGAGACGATCTAACGCTACAACCGGTGCAGAGTGGATAGGTACACGATTTGGATTTGGAAAAGGGGCGAAGCTATCACATATAATTGTTGTTGTTTTTGCTTTAGTGGTGTGCTTAGGTTATTTAGCTTACGGCTTTATAGGTTTAGGGAAGTTCGTAGAAATATTCATGCCTTGGGAGTTTGTTAGTAATTATATTCCTTTCGATATACCCTTAGAATATGTTCCTCATTTTTATGGAACAATCTTTACGCTATTTGCTGTGTTTTATTCATTACTGGGAGGAATGTCTGGTATTGTTTGGGCAGATGTTGTACAGTTTACAATCATGACAATTGCTGCATTAGTAATTGGTTATTTAGGTTGGCAAGCAGTTGGTGCTTCAAATTTAAATGTACCTGATGGATGGATGAATCCGTTTATAGGTGAGTTAAGCATGGACTGGACTGAAATTATTCCAGAAGTTAATCAAAAAATTAAAGATGATGGGTTTGGTATTTTCAGCATATTCTTATTTATGATGCTGTTTAAAGGTGTATTAGTAAGTGTTGCAGGTCCTGCGCCAACTTACGATATGCAAAAAATACTCTCAACTAAATCACCGGCAGAAGCTTCTAAAATGAGTGGTTTTGTTTCGGTTATTTTAATGCCAATTCGTTATTTAATGATTGCAGGTTTCGCTGCATTGGCATTAATTTATTATGAGAAATTGGATTTATTAAATGCAGCTGGAAATATAGATTTTGAATTGATACTTCCAACAGCTATAAAAACTTTTGTACCCGTTGGTTTATTAGGATTGCTTTTAGCAGGATTAATTGCTGCGTTTATGTCAACTTTTGCAGGAACATTAAATGCTGCACAAGCGTATTTGGTAAACGATATTTATTTAAAATATGTTAAACCAGATGCAAAAACCAATCAGGTTAAAAACATGAATTACCTAACAGGACTAGTTGTAGTTATAATAAGTATAGTTCTTGGCTTTTTTGCAGAAGATGTTAATTCGGTTTTAAATATTATAGTATCAGTGCTTTATGGTAGTTATGTGGGGGCTAATATTTTAAAATGGCACTGGTGGCGTTTTAATGGTGAAGGTTTTTTCTGGGGTATGGTTGCTGGTTTAATAGCAGCTTATTTTGCACCAATGTTATTTCCAGATACGAACGAACTCTATTTATTCCCAATATTATTAGTGGTTTCATTAATAGGAAGTATTGTAGGTACATATTCTGCTCCACCAACAGAAGAAGCTGTTCTAAAAACATTTTATAAAAATGTAAGACCATGGGGCTTTTGGAAACCAATAAATGACAAATTAGTTGCTGAAGACCCTAACTTCAAAAAGAATAAAGATTTTGGTAGAGATATGTTTAATGTGGTTGTGGGTATTGTTGCCCAAACGGTGTTAGTAATTCTACCAATGTACATAATATTCAGACAAAGTATGCCAATATATATATCACTTGCTATCTTGGTAGTTAGTGTGCTATTGTTGAAAAAATACTGGTGGAATAAATTAGAAGAGAAATTAGATTAA
- a CDS encoding glycosidase, with translation MNKRNKPVSKTNGVFKRFKNPVVTSEHIPIHWRYDLNPQTNPNALERIGFNAAFNAGAMKWNDAYLICVRVEGNDRKSFFAIAESPNGIDGFEFWDKPCVIPQIKGNPDTNAYDMRLINHEDGWIYGVFCTERKDPNVPVEDTSSAIANAGIVRTKDLINWERLPDLISNSGQQRNVVLHPEFVNGKYAVYTRPQDGFISVGSGGGIGLGYIDDMENPIVKDEKIIFGKTYHTIYELKNGLGPAPIKTEKGWLHLAHGVRNTAAGLRYTLYMFMTDLNDISKVTYKPGGHFMAPENDERVGDVSNVLFSNGWIANCDGKVYIYYASSDTRMHVATSTIEKLVDYCMNTPEDKYTSAGSVETIINLIDKNKGLY, from the coding sequence ATTAATAAAAGGAATAAACCAGTTTCTAAAACTAATGGTGTTTTTAAAAGATTTAAAAACCCTGTTGTAACTTCAGAACATATTCCTATTCATTGGAGATATGATTTAAATCCTCAAACAAATCCTAATGCTCTAGAACGTATTGGCTTTAATGCAGCGTTTAATGCAGGTGCGATGAAGTGGAATGACGCCTACCTTATATGTGTTCGCGTTGAAGGTAATGATAGAAAATCATTCTTTGCTATAGCAGAAAGCCCTAATGGTATTGATGGTTTTGAGTTTTGGGACAAACCATGTGTAATACCTCAAATTAAAGGTAACCCAGACACCAATGCATACGATATGCGTCTTATAAATCATGAAGATGGTTGGATTTATGGTGTTTTTTGTACCGAGCGAAAAGATCCAAATGTACCTGTGGAAGATACAAGTAGTGCCATTGCAAATGCAGGCATTGTAAGAACAAAAGACTTAATTAATTGGGAACGCTTGCCAGATTTAATTTCAAACTCTGGTCAACAACGCAATGTGGTACTTCATCCAGAATTTGTAAATGGTAAGTATGCTGTTTATACAAGACCTCAAGATGGATTTATAAGTGTAGGCTCTGGCGGCGGTATTGGATTAGGCTACATAGATGATATGGAAAACCCAATTGTAAAAGATGAAAAAATCATATTTGGTAAAACCTACCATACTATATATGAACTTAAAAATGGTTTAGGTCCAGCACCAATAAAAACCGAAAAAGGTTGGTTGCATCTTGCACATGGAGTAAGAAATACAGCAGCAGGATTGCGTTATACACTTTATATGTTTATGACAGATTTAAATGATATCTCAAAAGTAACATATAAACCAGGAGGCCATTTTATGGCGCCTGAAAATGATGAACGGGTAGGAGATGTGTCAAATGTGTTATTCTCTAACGGCTGGATAGCAAATTGTGATGGAAAAGTTTATATCTATTATGCCTCATCAGATACCAGAATGCATGTTGCAACATCAACTATTGAAAAATTAGTTGATTATTGCATGAATACTCCAGAAGATAAATACACTTCTGCAGGTTCTGTTGAAACAATTATAAATCTTATTGATAAAAACAAAGGGCTTTATTAA
- a CDS encoding AGE family epimerase/isomerase — MTDAYTELKSELNSELKNILSYWVKNTLDDEYGGFVGKINHYNKIIPKASKGIILNTRILWSFSAASNYLKTNEYELICERAFNYLKDNFKDNKYKGVYWELDYKGNPLNIRKQVYAQAFTIYALSEYYMFTKNEEAKNWAIEIFELLEKYAKDELNLGYFEAFNEDWSPIEDMRLSDKDMNASKTMNTHLHVLEAYTSLLLIYDSENLKKSLKQLVELFFDNFLNDKNHYELFFNDEWQLLSNTVSYGHDIEAAWLIIDAAKLLNDEVLLNKANTLAVVVADTFLNEAIDKDGAVLNEKNITTNHVDTDRHWWPQVEALIGLNYVFKLSPDQDYLETSIKIWEYTKKHLIDYKNGEWFFRVSKKGKVYKEEDKVSMWKAPYHTSRACIKLNI; from the coding sequence ATGACTGATGCTTATACTGAACTTAAATCAGAACTTAATTCTGAATTAAAAAACATATTAAGCTATTGGGTTAAAAATACTTTAGATGATGAGTATGGGGGTTTTGTTGGTAAAATAAATCATTACAACAAAATTATACCAAAAGCATCAAAAGGTATAATTCTAAACACTCGTATTCTTTGGTCGTTTTCAGCAGCGTCAAATTATTTGAAAACTAATGAATATGAATTGATTTGTGAAAGAGCTTTTAATTATTTGAAAGATAATTTTAAAGACAACAAATATAAAGGTGTTTATTGGGAGCTAGATTACAAAGGAAACCCTTTAAATATACGTAAACAAGTTTATGCACAAGCTTTCACTATTTATGCATTGTCTGAATATTACATGTTCACTAAAAATGAGGAGGCAAAAAATTGGGCAATAGAAATTTTTGAACTGTTAGAAAAATACGCCAAAGACGAACTTAATCTTGGCTACTTCGAAGCATTTAATGAAGATTGGTCGCCTATTGAAGACATGCGCTTAAGTGATAAAGATATGAATGCCTCTAAAACCATGAATACACATCTTCATGTTTTAGAAGCCTATACATCACTGTTGCTGATTTATGATAGTGAAAACTTAAAAAAATCGCTTAAACAATTAGTAGAATTGTTTTTTGATAATTTTTTAAATGATAAAAACCATTATGAATTATTTTTTAATGATGAGTGGCAGTTGTTAAGTAACACAGTGTCTTATGGTCATGATATTGAAGCGGCATGGTTAATTATTGATGCTGCAAAACTACTTAATGATGAAGTATTGTTAAATAAAGCAAACACTTTAGCGGTTGTAGTTGCTGATACTTTTTTAAATGAAGCCATAGATAAAGATGGAGCAGTATTAAATGAAAAAAATATAACAACAAATCATGTTGATACTGATAGACATTGGTGGCCACAAGTTGAAGCATTAATAGGTTTAAATTATGTATTTAAGTTAAGTCCAGATCAAGATTATTTAGAGACTTCAATAAAAATATGGGAATACACAAAAAAGCATTTGATAGATTACAAAAATGGAGAATGGTTTTTTAGAGTATCAAAAAAAGGAAAAGTATATAAAGAAGAAGACAAAGTAAGTATGTGGAAAGCACCATATCACACATCACGAGCTTGTATTAAATTAAATATTTAG